The window GTAGCCTTTACAATGGACGTCTATAGCCATATAATAAGCGGGATGCAAGAGGATGCTATGGCGCTGTTGGACGAAGTGCTGCCCGCGGGGGTAAATAGAAAATCCGTCGCCAATTTGTCGCCAACTTATTGAGATTTAGCTTTAACTGCCAGCGTAGCTCAGTGGTAGAGCAGCGGTTTCGTAAACCGCTGGCCGTCGGTTCGAATCCGACCGCTGGCTCCATCAGAAACCAGATGGAATAAGTAAGCGCTGCTAAGCAACTCCGTCATCAACATCCACCCAGAGATAGAGGCTCTCGTAGACCCCGTCCTGGCCCTGCCGGTACAACAGGAACTCTACTTTCTGCCGGTCGCCTATCCGATCCGGAGTAAACGCCACCTCATTCTCCCATTTCTGGTCGGGCTCAAGCTGCACCCTCTCTATCCCGCCGGAAATCACGCCGTCTGCCCTTATTTCTAGGCGGTAGCTTAGCGCCGCTTGCTCCCGGTTGACAATCCCCACAATCACCCGGGCCTCCTCTCCTACCGCCAGCTCCCCGGGATAATCGGCAGCCTTGCCCTCCGGCCCCAAGAGGTAAAACTCGGTATATCTCTCCGGATTCGGCGGATGGGCGATGGTATAACCCAGCATACCTACCGCCCCTGCCAAAGCAGCTATCAAGACAGCGGTTAATACCTTATCACGAATACTCGAACCCTTAATCATACCGGAGCAATGACTTACTTTCCCTTACTCAGGCTCATACCGGCACCTTTCTGATACCTGAAACCTTTATACACCCGCATAATTGCACTGTCAACCCGGCTATCACATGGGGCATTCCGACCTAAACGTTTATTTAGAACTATTGAATCGGCAAGTAAAGGCAACTATAATCAGGATAAGTAGTGTCAGGTATTATCACAACCGGGAGCGTGACATGGGGGCTATCCAGCGAGTTCACCAGAAGATTATTGCCGGTATCCCGGCCTACAACCAGGAGAACAAAATAGGCGAGGTAATTCGTAAAGCCTCAAAGTATGTCGACGCAGTTATCGTTGCCGACGACGGCTCGGCGGACGATACCGCCCGGGTTGCCGAAGCCGCCGGGGCTACAGTGATAAGAAGTGACTCAAATCACGGTGCAGGGCAGGCAACTCGAACCTGCTTTACGACAGCTAAAGACAGAAATGCCGACCTACTGGTTACGCTCGATAGCGACGGGCAGCATAATGCGGAAGAGATTCCCTTGGTGACAGCGCCTGTTATTGAAGGGAAAGCCGACCTTGTTATCGGATCAAGGTTCCTTAATGATAACTACAATATTCCCCGCTACCGCAGATTTGGCATTAGTATCATAACATCACTGTTTAATATTGGTTCAAAAATAAAGGTGAGCGACTCCCAGAGCTGCTTCCGCTGCTACGGCAGAAAAGCTCTAAGCTGCCTTAATATTTCCGAAAGAGGGTTCGCCTTCAGCATCGAGCTACTGGTACAGGCGCGCCGGGAAGGGCTGGCGATTGCGGAAGTGCCTATCTCATGCGTTTATGATTCCGCCAGTCATAGCCGCAACCCGGTCGTGCACGGCGTAGAGGTGGCCATTGCCGTGGTCAGGCTGAGGCTGAAGCGCAAGAAAAGGTATTATTGATGCCCGTCGGGTAGCTACTCTGCAAATGAATGGTTTCCCGTCGCATATCACATGGGAAATCTGAGAGCTGGATTATGAATATTCTTTTTGTACACGAGGTCGACTGGCTTAAGAAGGTGGTGCTTGAGTTCCACAACCTCTCCGAGGCCCTATCGCTTCTCAACCATCACGTCTATGCCATCGATTATGAGAGTATGTGGCAAAGAAACGGCCACTTGGGCCTGGACAGTCTCAAAACAAAGGAGATTGATGGGGTCTCCCGGGCAATTCCGGGAGCATCCGTTACCCTGAGACGCCCCGGTTTCATCCGGATCCCCGGCCTGAGCCGTCTATCGGCCGGCATCACCCACTACCGGGAAATCCAGCGGACAATAAAGGAAAATGGTATCGATGTTATCGTGCTCTACTCCGTACCTACCAACGGATTACAGACGATACGCCTGGCCAGGAAATCCGGCATCCCCGTCGTCTTCCGGTCGATAGATATCCTGCACCGTTTGGTACCCAACGCCGCACTGCGGCCACTGACCATAACCCTGGAGAGGAAGGTCTATTCACAAGCCGATCTGGTCCTCCCCAATACTCCCCGATATTTACAGTACGTTCTGGGCATGGGAGCTGTCGAGTCAAGGGTTGAGCTGATTCTCATGCCAATTGATACCGGCATTTTCCACCCCTCTGTTGACTGCTCCGCAATACGCCGGCAGTGGGGGTTCAGTGAGAAAGACCGGATAATCCTGTTCATCGGGACCCTGTTTCGCTTCAGCGGGCTCGATGGCTTTATCCGCAGCTTTCCCCGGGTTATCGAAAACTCGCCGGATGCCAGACTAATGATTGTCGGCGACGGTCCGCAACGACCCGAGCTCGAGAAAATAATCACTGAACTCGGCCTGGAGAGACGGATTACCATCACCGGGTTTCAACCCTACCCGACCATGCCTCAGTTTATCAGCCTGGCCGACGTATGCATCAACACTTTTCTTAATACTGATGCCACCAGGGATATCTTCCCGGGCAAGATTGTCCAGTATATTGCCTGCGGCAGACCGACAGTGGCTACGCCCCTGCCGGGAATAACGACGCTGCTTCCCGGTGAATCTCACGGGGTTATTTATGCCGATAGCAGCGACGATATGGCTGGAGAAGTGGTTGGCCTGCTGAGGTCGCCTGAGCGCAGGCAGCAGATGGGACAGGCCGGGGTCCATTATGTAAAGCAGGCACACGAGCAGCAGAAGATAGCCCGCCAGTTGGAAGCGGAGCTGGAAGAAGCTATTGAAAGGAAACGCGCGGCAACCACTACTCAAAAGGTGCGCCATGAAAATACGGGGTGAAGTGTTAATATCGAGATTATATAAATATATGACGTGTAGTCTAGCACCATTCCATAAATATTCAGGAAAGAGGTAAAAATGGCAAAAATTCTTGTAACCGGGAGTAAAGGTTCTCTGGGAAAACCACTGGTGAAGGAACTTAAAAGACGCGGCCACGAAGTCTGGCAGGTTGATTTGCAGCACCACCTGGATGATAATTACTTAAGGGCCGACATAAGTTCTTACCGGCAGATGGAACGCGTCTTCCAGCAACGCTACGATTACGTATACCATCTGGCTGCGGAGTTTGGACGGATCAACGGCGAAGAGTACTATGATACTCTGTGGCAGACCAATGTCATCGGCACCAGGAATATCCTGGAGTTGCAAAAGCAAAAGGGATTCCGGCTGATTTTCGCCTCTTCCTCGGAAATCTACGGAGAAGTGGATGCAGACATTCTCTCCGAGGAATTGCCGCTGTATCAATCTATCATTCAACTTAACGACTATGCCATCAGCAAGTGGGTGAACGAGCTGCAATGTATGAATTTCGAGAAGCGTTTCGGTTCGGAAATCGTACGGTGCCGCTTTTTTAACGCCTATGGCCCCGGTGAACATTATAACAATTATCGCAGTGTTGTCTGCCTGTTCTGTTACCGCGCTTTGCATGATCTGCCCTACCAGGTTTACCAGAACTATAACCGGGTATTTATGTATATTGATGATTTTATCCCCACGCTGGCTAATGTGGCGGACAGATTTACCCCCGGCGAACTCTATAATATCGGGGGCCACGAATACAGAGGAGTAGAAGACCTAAGCAAGGTAATCCTCGACTATCTCGGACTGGATGATTCCAGGGTGGTCTATTTACCCCAGGATGTCCACAACGTCAAGAATAAGAGGCCCGACATCACCAGGGCACGCCAATTTCTTGGTCACGATCCCAGGATAACCTTAGAGGAGGGTATTCCCAGGACTATTGAGTGGATGCGCAAGGTTTATGCCGATGCAGTTAAGCATTAACTCTGAGTACGGGTGGTAGCTTATGATGACAGAGTCAACGGAGATAGGTTAATGCTGGTAGTCTATGTTGCTGGAGCCAGGCCAAACTTTATGAAGATCAGCCCGCTGATGCAGGCTATGAAGGACCAGGGGGATTTTGAATCCGTTCTGGTACATACCGGACAGCATTATGACCATAACATGTCCAAGATCTTCTTCCAGGATCTGGCTATTCCTGCACCGGACTTTCACCTTGGCGTCGGCTCCGGTTCGCAGGCATGGCAAACAGCGGAAATAATGGTGCGCTTCGAAAAGGTGCTGGCCGAAATAAATCCGAATTTGATTTTGGTGGTCGGTGATGTAAATTCTACCCTCGCCTGCAGCTTGGTAGCTGCCAAACTGGGCATTCCTATCGCCCATGTTGAAGCCGGCCTCCGTAGTTTTGACCGTTCTATGCCGGAAGAAATCAATCGTCTGGTTACCGATCAACTTTCGGACTATCTCTTTACCACCTGCGTGGAGGCTAATGACAATCTTGAGCGGGAAGGCATTAGCAAGGAGAAAATCTTCTTCGTTGGCAATGTGATGGCGGACAGCCTACTGGCGAATCTAGCGGCAGCTAAACAGTCGGATATACTTAGCCGCCTCGGTATTGAGAGCAGTAAATATATCGCCATAACCTTGCACCGTCCCGGCAACGTGGAAAACCGGGAAAGGCTGGGCAATATTTTTCACGCTCTTAATACGATACAGCAGAAGCTGCCTGTCATATTCCCGGCTCACCCGCGTACACGCAAGCAAATAACGGGATTCGGCTTTAGCGAGCAAGCCAAAGAGATGGTTAACCTGCATCTGATTGAACCGCTCGGTTATCTTGACTTTCTGTCTCTTATGAGCCAGAGCAGGCTGGTACTTACCGACTCAGGCGGCATTCAAGAAGAAACCACCGTACTTGGCATACCTTGCCTGACCCTGCGGGACAACACGGAACGCCCGGCAACTATTACCGAGGGAACCAACACAATTGTCGGCAGCGACCCGGACCGCATTGTAGGTGAAGCGATGAAGATTCTGGAGGGGTACGTAAAAGCAGGTCAGATACCAAAGCTGTGGGACGGGCGAGCCTCAG is drawn from Dehalococcoidales bacterium and contains these coding sequences:
- a CDS encoding glycosyltransferase family 4 protein, producing the protein MNILFVHEVDWLKKVVLEFHNLSEALSLLNHHVYAIDYESMWQRNGHLGLDSLKTKEIDGVSRAIPGASVTLRRPGFIRIPGLSRLSAGITHYREIQRTIKENGIDVIVLYSVPTNGLQTIRLARKSGIPVVFRSIDILHRLVPNAALRPLTITLERKVYSQADLVLPNTPRYLQYVLGMGAVESRVELILMPIDTGIFHPSVDCSAIRRQWGFSEKDRIILFIGTLFRFSGLDGFIRSFPRVIENSPDARLMIVGDGPQRPELEKIITELGLERRITITGFQPYPTMPQFISLADVCINTFLNTDATRDIFPGKIVQYIACGRPTVATPLPGITTLLPGESHGVIYADSSDDMAGEVVGLLRSPERRQQMGQAGVHYVKQAHEQQKIARQLEAELEEAIERKRAATTTQKVRHENTG
- a CDS encoding DUF1616 domain-containing protein, which codes for MIKGSSIRDKVLTAVLIAALAGAVGMLGYTIAHPPNPERYTEFYLLGPEGKAADYPGELAVGEEARVIVGIVNREQAALSYRLEIRADGVISGGIERVQLEPDQKWENEVAFTPDRIGDRQKVEFLLYRQGQDGVYESLYLWVDVDDGVA
- a CDS encoding NAD(P)-dependent oxidoreductase, which gives rise to MAKILVTGSKGSLGKPLVKELKRRGHEVWQVDLQHHLDDNYLRADISSYRQMERVFQQRYDYVYHLAAEFGRINGEEYYDTLWQTNVIGTRNILELQKQKGFRLIFASSSEIYGEVDADILSEELPLYQSIIQLNDYAISKWVNELQCMNFEKRFGSEIVRCRFFNAYGPGEHYNNYRSVVCLFCYRALHDLPYQVYQNYNRVFMYIDDFIPTLANVADRFTPGELYNIGGHEYRGVEDLSKVILDYLGLDDSRVVYLPQDVHNVKNKRPDITRARQFLGHDPRITLEEGIPRTIEWMRKVYADAVKH
- a CDS encoding glycosyltransferase family 2 protein — encoded protein: MNRQVKATIIRISSVRYYHNRERDMGAIQRVHQKIIAGIPAYNQENKIGEVIRKASKYVDAVIVADDGSADDTARVAEAAGATVIRSDSNHGAGQATRTCFTTAKDRNADLLVTLDSDGQHNAEEIPLVTAPVIEGKADLVIGSRFLNDNYNIPRYRRFGISIITSLFNIGSKIKVSDSQSCFRCYGRKALSCLNISERGFAFSIELLVQARREGLAIAEVPISCVYDSASHSRNPVVHGVEVAIAVVRLRLKRKKRYY
- the wecB gene encoding UDP-N-acetylglucosamine 2-epimerase (non-hydrolyzing) is translated as MLVVYVAGARPNFMKISPLMQAMKDQGDFESVLVHTGQHYDHNMSKIFFQDLAIPAPDFHLGVGSGSQAWQTAEIMVRFEKVLAEINPNLILVVGDVNSTLACSLVAAKLGIPIAHVEAGLRSFDRSMPEEINRLVTDQLSDYLFTTCVEANDNLEREGISKEKIFFVGNVMADSLLANLAAAKQSDILSRLGIESSKYIAITLHRPGNVENRERLGNIFHALNTIQQKLPVIFPAHPRTRKQITGFGFSEQAKEMVNLHLIEPLGYLDFLSLMSQSRLVLTDSGGIQEETTVLGIPCLTLRDNTERPATITEGTNTIVGSDPDRIVGEAMKILEGYVKAGQIPKLWDGRASERIVAILEEEGRRKMISKGDIKAKDTGALL